TAAAAGCAATGGATTAACATAAGACTTTCGACATCTACCTAATATCTTTAGTCCTTTAGATTTTAAATCGTCTGCAAACTTCAAATAATTACTTGTAGAAGCATCCTTAGAAAGTTTTATAGGACCTATACCGATACTTTTTCCTTCTGAGCTGGATGATTTAATAGATACTATTTCAGATGCAGTTATATAAGCTAAGCCTAGTTTAACTTTCATCTGTATCTGAGAATCATCAGATTCTAAGCATTCGCTTTTCACTTCGTCAATATAAACTGGTATAAGGTCAGTAATCCATTGCTGAACTGTTGCTTCAGGTAAAGATGAGCCTGATAGTCTATTAATCATTTCTATATCAGGCAAATTCATTTAAACACCTGCCTTAATCTTATCAATGATTTCTTGCTTCTTATCATCAGAATCAATATCTATTTTTCTTTTAGCCGCTAGTTCCTTAAGTTGTGGAACAGTAAGCTTATTTAAATCAATTTCATCCTCATCTTGAAGTTCTTCTTCATTAACTTCACCAAGAATCCCCTCTTTAAGCTTTCTTTTAACAAAACTTGTAGCCTCAGATTCAATTACTTCTCCAGGTGGAAAATCAATGCCATTTTCAAAATCATAGCATTCTGAATTGCTTTTATTTATATACAACATTTTATATCCCTCCTAAAAAGAGGGGTAGAATACTACCCCTTATTCAATACATTAGCTGCTTCTTTGAAAAGTTTAGCAAAACCAGAAACCTGAGAAATTACTGATCTAGAAATCTGTTTATCTATAAGCTTATCTGATTCAACTGTAACTCCCATCTCTTGCACTTTTTCAATAGCGTATCTTGTATCAATTCCAATAATTTTACTTGCTGGAACTTCATCAACTATATCCATATTGATTCCAAGAGGAGTGATAAGCTGACCATTCTTTTGAAAATCAAATCCAGCTTGAGGGTCCTTAAATTCAGGAATAAGCAGAAGGTCAACAATACCATTAGTATCAGCAATTAATGCATTCATCTTATATGGTCTTTTCATAGTTGCCCAGAATCTTACCATTTCAGCATATCCAATTGTTCCAGCTGTTCCTTTAATTGTAGAATCTCCTACAGTAAAGGAAGGAGCAGGATTTGTATTACCATCTCCATTTATTAGCACATTAACCACTTCTTCAAGCTGGTCTACTGCTATTTGTGAAGCTATTTGTCTTAGAGCAATAGCGAATATATCTATTTTCTTTCTTCTAATAGCCTCATAGGTAGTATCAAGCTCAACCCCAAACTTGAAGATATTAACTTCTTTCTCTTTTGTCTTTAAAGTAGTAACAGGAAACTTAGAACCTTCTGCTACTCTTCTAAGTTGCTTTTGACTAGTATCTGTATCCATATAGATAGATTTATAAGTATCAGAATCTATCTCAGTAGTAGTAGCGATTAACTTAGGAAGTATACTTTCTTTTTCCAAAGCTGTTCTAACAGTTCTAGAGATAAACTCTGGGAAAAGAATTGATGATTCAGTTGTAGTGAAGAACTTTTCAACTACATCTGATTTTGCACCTTTTACTTTTATATCAAAACGCTTAAGCTGTCTTTGAAAAGCATCTAGGTTCTCTAGTCCTTTTACGCCTTCATATTCAGAACTTGGGTCAAGCTCTTCTAGTTTCTGAGCAAATGTTTTTCCCTCTGCTGTAGCTTCTTGGTAAATCCCTTTTTCAAGTTTTAAATTATCGTATCCCATTATATAGCCTCCTTTATAGTAAGAATCCAACTACTTTAGCAGTTGTATCTACTTTCATAACTAAAAATTCTCTTCCATTTGTAGCATCAACTTTGACTTTTCCAGTTCCATCAGCTGCCAATTTAGCATAACCAACCGCAGGGTCTGCACCTGAATAAGTGAATTCCACATATCCTTTTAGCTGAACTGTAACAGCTCCATCTTTTTCAACCTTAATTGCCTTGCCATGAATTTGTTGAGTATCTGCACTTAGTGCCACAGTAGATGAAGCACTAATCTTTACAGGCTTTAGTTCATCAGTTGATGCTAAAGCACTTTTAAAAGTGATACATTCTTGCATAAAACCATCAAAAGCTATTCTCATTTAAAACTCTCCCTTCTTAACCTTCGTAAACTGAATTATCAACAAAAGAATTCTTCTTAGTTTCTTTTGATTTTATTTGTGATTCTGGTGGATAAAGCTCATTTACTTTATCTTTATATTGCTTTTGAAAAGCCTTAAGCTCCTCAATATCACACTTATCAAACACTTTTTCCATCATTTCATAATTAAAGGACTCACCTTCTGCCATTTTCCCAAGTCTTGAACATTCTTTCTTTAGATCTTCAAGATATTGTTCTCCCATTTTTGCTTTAGTAGATAAATCAGATACCTCTTTTTTTAGTTCCTCATTTTTAGTAACTGCCTCCTCATAAGCACTGACTTCTTTTTGTAGCTCATCAACACTAATTACTATTTCCTCAGATTTCTCATTTTGAGCTTTTTCAATTAAACCTTTTAAGTATTTCAATGATTTTTCTCCTCTCTTTTGCAAATTAGCAATAAAAATAGTCGATTCTTTAGAATTCGACTTATTAACAGATTCAGATATTAATTTTTCTTTTTCTTCATCGACTTTTGATAAATCAAAGCCTTTTGTAACTCCTGCTGCAGGTTGAGCAGGTACTGCCACAAATGAAACTTCATAAGCATCTGAAGGGTCTCTCATTCTCAGCAGACATTCCACCTGTTTTCCTTGTATTGTATAATTTCTGCCCTTTATATGTGAGCAGTTTTCGATATCAAAATAGGAGTTCTTACATATAGAGCATTGAAAATCACTTACAGAGAATCCAGCCGAGACTTCCTTGTATATCCCAGCTTCTATGTTGTCTATTAGCACATCATTTTTCTTAAGAGTATAAGCCCATCCTTTAAGCTGATAATATGCTTCTGCATCTGGATTAGTAGATACTGTCTGAGTAGCTATTAATTCAGTTTTGTATATTCTAGAATGTTGTCCTCCAGCTTTCCAGTTGTGGTCTACAATCATTGTTTTGCCAAGAAATAAAGATTTAAGCTTTTCTAAATCTTGAATCGAAAAGTATTCTTTATCTCTATCAATGTTATTGTCGCAAATGATAAGAGGATACACATATACATCATCTTCGATTAGCTCCTTCTTAGAATATTTATTAATAAGACTTAATTCTTCAGCATTAATTTCCGTTAAACTATCAAACTCAACTAATGATTTCATAAAAAGAGGTCTATCTAAGTCTTTTAAGTCCTTATACTTCACATTTCCACCTCCTATCCATTTTCTTTTAGGTATTGTCTTAGTGATCTAGGTTTTTTTCTACATCTGCAATTAGGATGAGTGTCATATACAACCTCAGGTCCTTCTCCTAGCTTGTACCATTTTTTATCAAGTGGCTTGCATATAGGTGCACATGCATCTGGAGCAGCACTCCATTGTTCGTATGGAATATTCATGGTAGAATACTCAGCAAAATCTGCTTTGTCTAAAGCAATTGAACATTCAGAGCGAGCAAGTCTCTCCCAGTCCCATCTCTTGCCACCGAGTTCATTGTGAATAAGCCTAGCTATATCCATAGGGTTTTTACCCTCAGAAGCTCCTTCAATTAGTATCTCTCTAATATTTTCTCTAATTATTTCTTTTCTTTCTTCCACTCTTTGAAGACCTTCGTACCTTATCATTTGAATATACGGATGCTCATAGTCATTTGCATGGTATGAAGATTTAGGAATCTCAATTTCTTCTAAATCTCTATCTTCTTGAGTGATTTCTTCGTTAGCTGTTTTATTTGCCCTTCTGCATCCATAGTTCCAGGCTTTCTTTAAATTCTTTTTATATGCCCCATCTAGCTTTATTCCAGAAACTGATATAATAGCTTCAACTTTTTCCAATTCTTCAAAAACTTTATGTTTTTTATAGTTTTTTTCTGAATTTTTAACTATATCTACTATTTTTTTCTCAGTTTCCTCTAAAATATCACTAAAATCTTTAGACCATTTTAATTCTATTTGATATGCCTCAGGGTCTGGATTAGGGTCTGATAATAAATCTTTTGTAGTACATTCACAGCCCTCATAATGCCTTATTTCTTTTTTTTTAGAATAAGTAAGGCTTAATGGGTCGATTTCTACTGGAGCAGGAGGTTCTCCTACTGCATTATCATATCCTAGTTCATTAGCTACATCGTTTTGATTTATGATGTTTTGGTCTCTAAGAGTCAGAAGGTTATTTATTTTCTTCTCCTTAGCCTGCTCTTTCATAAGGTCAGCTCTGGCGATTTCTACCATGTCTTGAAGATTTACATCCTGCCAGTTAATCTCATAGGATATATTTAACCCTTTAACTGTAAGCCAAGTATCTATAACTTTGTTTATTACAGGAGTTATGGTAGTTCTATAATGCTCTATCTCCGATGTTAGAAAGTCAGCTTGTTGCTGTGACATTCTTTCAGTAGAACTCCAGCTGATTCCTAGTAAAAATGGTGGTAATCCTGTTTTTGCTATAATCTGCTCAAGTAATTGTCTTACTGGAATTTCTGATTCAAGCACTGGAGCATCTGCCCCTATTACAGAAACCTTAAGATTGCCAACTCCAACAATATCAGCAGCTTTACCTTTTGATTTTAAATCCATTACTTTGTTCCACTCAGTTTTAAGTAATGAGTGCATTTCTTCGACCACTTTAGAATCATCTAAATCCTTAGGTAAATCACATGTTACTGAAAACATTAGATTACCGAATCTCTCCCAGTTAAGTTTGGTTGAATTAAATACTGTAAGAAGTATTCCAGTAACAAAAGGCATACTTCTTAATAGGCTTACACCATACGGACTATCTTTTTCAGGAGATAATGGAGTATAAAGCATAAGATTTTGATAAGGAAGTTCAACAGGTTCTAATTCCATCTCTTGTTTTTGACATATTAAGTAATCAAGCCTATTATTCATCTGCTTTAGCTCAATAGTGTCAATATCTACTACCTGCAGTGCGTAAATATCTTCCTTGAACTTATCTAAAACAATTTCTCCAACGGATGAGCCATTTTCTAGCAGCTGGTCGAAATAGTTATTTATAAAGGCATAAATACCTTTTTCAAAAGCCCCAACCTTTACATCCTTAAGAAACTCTTCAATAAGAGCTTTTCCTTGCTCATCTGTAGAATCAATGTCAAATTCACCTATAAGCCTAGTAAGTCTATTTATAGCAGTATCTATAACTGGAACTGCTTCTCTCATAATCCTATAAAGCTCATACTCTGCATTCTTAGGTACATATGAATCGAGGATTTGAAAAGGGTGACTAAATGTAGTTCTAGTTTGAACTGTAACTGAACGAGTACTTGTTTCCTTTTTCTTTTTTCTGAAGAAATTCATTTTTCATAACACCCCCTTTCATCTATCTATCAGTGCTAGAAACAAATAATTTAACCTTCTTCTTAAGGAATATTGGTCTTAATATTGTAAAAGCAAAATATCTGTCTGCATCCATGGCATGGTCATTTTCTTTTAGTGGTTTATCTTCTCCTTTTGCCGCTGCTTTAGGGTCCCATGAATATGAAGAAAACTCTCTAAAAGTTTCTTTACAGCAGTCATTGAATAGAAAAACACCCATCTTTAAAAGGGTGCCCACGCTTCTTATTCCATCTAATACATCATTCTTAGCCTTTATAACTCTGTGATTTCTTTTTCTAAGCTCAGCTATAAATGATGCTGCCGAAGGGTCAACAATTATACCTTCAACCTCATAACCTTCTATGAACTTCTCATAATCATCTGCAAACTCTGAGTCTGTCTTTTGCTTTCCTTCTTTTCTTCCAGAGTAATAGTATTCTTTAACCTTGTACCATTTACCTAAATACTCACCATACATACCAAATGTAGTAGGATTCTGAGTACCATAGTCGCAAGATACATAAAACTTTGAGTAGGTTCTATCTTTTGATGGAACTATATGATCATCTTCTGTGAACATATCATATATGATTCCCTCGGCTAGTACCCATAGTCCAAGGATATACCTCTTAAAGAATACACCTGAATACATCTTTCTATATCTTTCCTTAATCTTCTCAGATAAAGAAAGATTGTCATCCATAGTAAAGTGTAGATAAAGAATGTTCTTATCTATAGCTTTGTCTATCCAATCGGTCTTGAACCAGTGAAAAGGTCCATTAGGGTTACAGTTGAACCACCACTTAGACCCATCAACCGAGCATCTACCAGTTGCCTGATTAACGAAACTCTCAGGCATAAGTGCAACCTCATCGAAGAAACATCCAGCTAATGTAATACCCTGTACTAAATCCTGCGAGCGTTCATCTTTACCACCAAATATATAAAAGAAATTAGTTATATTTTTTCTAGATACTATGAGCAAGTTGTCCGCTCTTTTATCCTGGACTTTATAACCTCTTGATTTAAGCATTAGCTTGAGCCAGAACAAAACATTTCGCCTGAAAGAGCCTATTGTCTTTCCACACATGCCAAAGTTTTGATTTTGAAACTCTGTCATTGCCCATATAACATATGAAAGTGACATAGATAAAGTCTTACCGCTTCTTATAGCTCCATCTGCAATAATTCCATCCATATCTGACACAGGTGATTCTTTCATCCACCAAGTTAGTATTTTCTTTTGCTTTTTACTAAAAGGCATGAACTTAAAAGCTGCTTTTCTAGTCTTCATCGTCCCATACCTCATTTACTTCACCTTTAAGAGCTTCTAAGAATCCATCATCTTCTAATTCTTCTTCACCCTCAAGTTTATTCTTTTCAAGTTGAAGCTTTTCTCTAGCAATATTAACTTTCTCGGTTTCAATTTCAAGTTTTCTTCTAACTTCATCAGTAAGAAAATCAAGCCTATCAGATAACCACTCAAGAGCTTTCATCTTGTCTAAGAGCTTGATAGACACACCATCTTTTCCCTGTTTAACCTCAGAGAGTATAGTTCCATCTACTTCGTATGATTCTTTGAACTTTACAGTATTCACAATTTTAGTAAGCGGAACCATATCGCCATCAACTGAAACTTCTATCGGGCCAAAAGCTCCCATAACAGGAACCTCTTCTCTACCAAACTCTAGATAGTCTGTAATATCAGAAAAGGCTATATCCAAGTATTTCTGGAATATAGCCATAGGTTCAAAGGAAAGACCATCTCTAATACTTTTTTTAAGTCGGTCTATTTCTTTTTTGATATGAGGTTTTTTCATAAGATTTGAAGCTGTAAACCTAGCTGTATCTTTACCATATCCAGCTTTTAAAGCTGCCTTAGTTTGATTCCAGTACTTAACATAGTAAAGGCAAAATAACTTTTGCTTATCTGTAAGGTTAGAATCATCTTCTGACTCGACTTCAAGTTGTGGTTTTTCTACTTCTTTTTTAGGGTGCACCCTTTCGCTTTTTGTGTGCACCCCTGTTCTATTCCAATCGTGTCTTTTTTTCCAGCTTTTTACTGTATTAATTGAGACATTATATTTCTCTGCTATCTCTTTATATTTCATACCTAGCATATAATCATTTTCTGCTAGTTCTGCTGGGGCTCTTATATCTGCCACATCACCACCTCATTAATTCAGAAATTAAAAAAGAACCCGAAGG
This is a stretch of genomic DNA from Acetoanaerobium sticklandii. It encodes these proteins:
- a CDS encoding SAP domain-containing protein, which translates into the protein MLYINKSNSECYDFENGIDFPPGEVIESEATSFVKRKLKEGILGEVNEEELQDEDEIDLNKLTVPQLKELAAKRKIDIDSDDKKQEIIDKIKAGV
- a CDS encoding phage major capsid protein, which codes for MGYDNLKLEKGIYQEATAEGKTFAQKLEELDPSSEYEGVKGLENLDAFQRQLKRFDIKVKGAKSDVVEKFFTTTESSILFPEFISRTVRTALEKESILPKLIATTTEIDSDTYKSIYMDTDTSQKQLRRVAEGSKFPVTTLKTKEKEVNIFKFGVELDTTYEAIRRKKIDIFAIALRQIASQIAVDQLEEVVNVLINGDGNTNPAPSFTVGDSTIKGTAGTIGYAEMVRFWATMKRPYKMNALIADTNGIVDLLLIPEFKDPQAGFDFQKNGQLITPLGINMDIVDEVPASKIIGIDTRYAIEKVQEMGVTVESDKLIDKQISRSVISQVSGFAKLFKEAANVLNKG
- a CDS encoding PBSX family phage terminase large subunit; protein product: MKTRKAAFKFMPFSKKQKKILTWWMKESPVSDMDGIIADGAIRSGKTLSMSLSYVIWAMTEFQNQNFGMCGKTIGSFRRNVLFWLKLMLKSRGYKVQDKRADNLLIVSRKNITNFFYIFGGKDERSQDLVQGITLAGCFFDEVALMPESFVNQATGRCSVDGSKWWFNCNPNGPFHWFKTDWIDKAIDKNILYLHFTMDDNLSLSEKIKERYRKMYSGVFFKRYILGLWVLAEGIIYDMFTEDDHIVPSKDRTYSKFYVSCDYGTQNPTTFGMYGEYLGKWYKVKEYYYSGRKEGKQKTDSEFADDYEKFIEGYEVEGIIVDPSAASFIAELRKRNHRVIKAKNDVLDGIRSVGTLLKMGVFLFNDCCKETFREFSSYSWDPKAAAKGEDKPLKENDHAMDADRYFAFTILRPIFLKKKVKLFVSSTDR
- a CDS encoding terminase small subunit; its protein translation is MADIRAPAELAENDYMLGMKYKEIAEKYNVSINTVKSWKKRHDWNRTGVHTKSERVHPKKEVEKPQLEVESEDDSNLTDKQKLFCLYYVKYWNQTKAALKAGYGKDTARFTASNLMKKPHIKKEIDRLKKSIRDGLSFEPMAIFQKYLDIAFSDITDYLEFGREEVPVMGAFGPIEVSVDGDMVPLTKIVNTVKFKESYEVDGTILSEVKQGKDGVSIKLLDKMKALEWLSDRLDFLTDEVRRKLEIETEKVNIAREKLQLEKNKLEGEEELEDDGFLEALKGEVNEVWDDED